From Gimesia panareensis, the proteins below share one genomic window:
- a CDS encoding transglutaminase family protein, giving the protein MIRVALNHKSIYQYDRLVELAPQVVRLRPAPHCRTPICSYSLRIEPEKHFINWLQDPHSNHLARLVFPEKTRSLEVEIDLVAEMTVVNPFDFFLEPDATNFPFTYEPGLAKDLLPFLHTITPGPELTALLASIDRSECKTIDFLVHLNQRLEQMIGYVIRLEPGVQTPEETLKLGRGSCRDSAWLLVQILRHLGMAARFVSGYLIQLKPDVESLDGPSGSEVDFTDLHAWTEVFLPGAGWIGLDPTSGLLAGEGHIPLACTPEPINAAPITGSVQKCEVEFHHEMSISRIHEDPRITKPYTEEEWRRIESIGHQVDADLKKSDVRLTMGGEPTFVSIDDMESDEWKTAAVGPTKRVLAGNLIERLRERFAPDGLIHYGQGKWYPGESLPRWALTCLWRTDGQPIWKNTELLAEPGKNYGHDIDQAQQFSRLFAERLDLNPDHVSLAYEDAMYYLWKERRLAVNADVLNADLDDAEERARLARVFGRGLGSPVGCMLPLTHQWWNAQPRWKSGTWPVRSEHMFLIPGDSPMGLRLPLDSLPPTLKGEYQSVPVTPFETTEPLPDYEGLKQHAVSRRTTRQTSNLVQHQVLERVGSGGNGKADRSQLESLPTKENKPEEMAETIRTAMCFEARDGILHIFMPPVDRLEGYLELLTAIEQTAEELEMPVIIEGYLPPHDYRLKHIKVTPDPGVIEVNVHPASDWEELVQITSGVYEDARQSRLGTEQFDLDGTHTGTGGGNHVVMGSFTPHDSPFLRRPDLLRSLVAYWHNHPSLSYYFSGRFIGPTSQAPRVDEGRRDAVYELQIAFEQIPESGPVSPWLVDRVFRHLLVDLTGNTHRAEFCIDKLFSPDSATGRLGLVEFRGFEMPPHWQMSLTQQLLLRALVARFWNKPYTIPLMDWNTSIHDRWLLPHFIQQDFEDVIAELNQSGYPLETSWFGPHFEFRFPHIGEIEYRSVHIELRTAIEPWYVLGEEPAGGGTARYVDSSVERLQVKVQGLAAGRHVLLCNGRRVPLHPTGTEGEAVAGVRYRAWQPPSCLHPTISVDTPLVFDLVDTWNQRSIGGCTYHVDHPGGLNPGTFPVNAYEAESRRATRFFKMGHTGGFKPVPEEEKNAQFPFTLDLRRNRDIV; this is encoded by the coding sequence ATGATACGCGTCGCTTTGAATCATAAGTCTATCTATCAGTACGATCGTCTCGTCGAACTGGCGCCACAGGTGGTCCGGCTGCGTCCCGCACCCCACTGCCGCACACCGATCTGCAGTTATTCCCTGCGGATCGAACCGGAAAAACATTTCATCAACTGGCTGCAGGACCCGCACAGCAATCACCTGGCCCGCCTCGTCTTTCCCGAGAAAACCCGTTCCCTGGAAGTGGAGATCGATCTCGTCGCCGAGATGACGGTCGTCAATCCATTCGACTTCTTCCTCGAACCGGATGCCACCAATTTCCCCTTTACCTACGAACCGGGTCTGGCCAAAGACCTGCTGCCGTTCCTGCATACGATCACTCCCGGACCGGAACTGACAGCCCTGCTCGCATCCATCGATCGCAGCGAATGTAAAACCATCGATTTCCTGGTACACCTCAATCAGCGCCTGGAACAGATGATTGGTTATGTCATCCGCCTGGAACCCGGGGTGCAGACTCCCGAAGAAACCCTGAAGCTGGGCCGCGGCTCCTGCCGCGACAGTGCCTGGCTGCTGGTGCAGATCCTCCGCCACCTGGGAATGGCGGCCCGCTTCGTCTCAGGCTACCTGATCCAGCTCAAACCCGATGTAGAATCACTGGATGGTCCCTCCGGCTCTGAAGTTGACTTCACCGACCTGCATGCCTGGACCGAAGTCTTTCTGCCCGGAGCCGGCTGGATCGGTCTCGATCCGACTTCCGGTCTGCTCGCCGGTGAAGGTCATATTCCACTCGCCTGCACGCCCGAACCGATCAACGCCGCACCGATTACTGGCTCTGTCCAGAAATGCGAAGTCGAATTTCATCACGAAATGTCCATCTCCCGGATCCATGAAGACCCGCGGATCACCAAACCCTATACCGAAGAAGAATGGCGTCGGATTGAAAGCATCGGCCACCAGGTCGATGCCGACCTCAAGAAAAGCGATGTGCGTCTGACAATGGGGGGTGAGCCGACATTCGTCTCCATCGACGATATGGAAAGCGACGAATGGAAAACCGCAGCAGTCGGGCCGACCAAACGAGTCCTGGCAGGCAACCTCATCGAACGCCTCCGCGAACGGTTCGCACCGGACGGTCTGATTCACTATGGACAGGGAAAATGGTACCCCGGCGAATCACTGCCTCGCTGGGCGCTGACCTGCCTGTGGCGCACCGACGGACAACCCATCTGGAAGAACACCGAGCTCCTTGCCGAACCAGGTAAAAATTACGGCCATGACATCGACCAGGCCCAACAGTTTTCCCGGCTCTTCGCGGAACGGCTGGACCTCAACCCCGATCACGTTTCACTGGCCTACGAAGACGCGATGTACTACCTCTGGAAAGAGCGTCGGCTGGCCGTCAATGCAGACGTCCTGAATGCGGACCTGGATGATGCGGAAGAACGGGCCCGCCTGGCCCGCGTCTTTGGTCGGGGCCTCGGTTCCCCTGTAGGCTGCATGCTGCCGCTGACGCATCAATGGTGGAATGCACAGCCCCGCTGGAAAAGTGGAACCTGGCCCGTCCGCTCCGAGCACATGTTCCTGATCCCAGGTGACTCCCCCATGGGACTCCGCCTCCCGCTGGACTCGCTTCCCCCGACTCTGAAAGGCGAATACCAGTCGGTCCCCGTCACTCCCTTTGAAACGACCGAGCCACTGCCCGATTACGAAGGTCTCAAACAACACGCCGTCTCCCGCAGGACCACGCGGCAGACCAGTAACCTGGTACAGCATCAGGTTCTGGAACGCGTCGGATCGGGAGGGAACGGCAAAGCCGACCGCAGCCAGCTGGAATCGCTGCCCACTAAAGAAAACAAACCGGAAGAAATGGCGGAGACCATTCGCACCGCGATGTGCTTCGAAGCCCGCGACGGGATCCTGCACATCTTCATGCCCCCCGTCGACCGGCTCGAAGGCTACCTCGAACTGCTGACCGCGATCGAACAGACCGCAGAAGAACTGGAGATGCCGGTTATTATCGAAGGGTATCTGCCTCCGCACGACTACCGTCTGAAACACATCAAAGTCACCCCCGATCCCGGCGTGATTGAAGTCAACGTGCACCCCGCGAGCGACTGGGAAGAACTCGTACAGATCACCTCCGGCGTCTACGAAGACGCGCGGCAGTCCCGGCTCGGAACCGAACAGTTTGACCTGGACGGAACTCACACAGGAACCGGCGGCGGAAACCACGTTGTGATGGGCTCCTTTACGCCGCACGACAGCCCGTTTCTGCGTCGACCGGACCTGCTCCGCAGCCTGGTCGCCTACTGGCACAATCATCCTTCACTCTCGTATTATTTTTCCGGTCGTTTCATCGGTCCGACCAGTCAGGCACCACGTGTCGATGAAGGCCGCCGCGATGCGGTCTACGAACTGCAGATCGCCTTCGAACAGATTCCCGAATCGGGACCGGTTTCCCCCTGGCTCGTCGACCGTGTCTTCCGACATCTGCTCGTCGACCTGACCGGCAACACGCACCGCGCCGAATTCTGTATCGACAAACTGTTCTCCCCCGACAGTGCCACAGGCCGCCTGGGACTGGTGGAATTCCGCGGCTTTGAAATGCCGCCACACTGGCAGATGAGTCTCACCCAGCAACTGCTGCTCCGCGCACTGGTCGCCCGGTTCTGGAATAAGCCGTACACGATCCCTCTGATGGACTGGAACACGTCCATTCATGACCGCTGGCTGCTCCCGCATTTCATTCAACAGGATTTCGAAGATGTCATCGCTGAACTGAATCAGTCGGGTTACCCGCTGGAAACCAGCTGGTTCGGCCCGCACTTCGAATTCCGGTTTCCGCACATCGGAGAAATTGAATATCGCAGCGTCCATATCGAATTACGGACCGCCATCGAACCCTGGTATGTCCTCGGAGAAGAACCGGCAGGAGGCGGCACAGCCCGCTACGTCGATTCCTCAGTCGAGCGTCTGCAGGTGAAAGTCCAGGGGTTGGCGGCAGGACGCCACGTCCTGCTGTGTAATGGACGCCGGGTTCCCCTGCATCCCACCGGCACGGAAGGGGAGGCCGTCGCTGGCGTCCGCTACCGGGCCTGGCAGCCTCCCAGCTGTCTGCATCCGACGATTTCCGTCGATACACCGCTGGTATTTGATCTGGTCGACACCTGGAATCAACGCTCGATCGGGGGCTGTACATATCATGTGGACCACCCGGGTGGCCTGAATCCGGGGACGTTTCCAGTGAACGCTTATGAAGCTGAGAGCCGCCGAGCGACGCGATTTTTCAAAATGGGACATACAGGAGGTTTCAAACCGGTGCCGGAAGAGGAAAAAAACGCCCAGTTTCCGTTCACGCTTGACCTTCGCCGAAACCGGGACATCGTGTAA